In Endozoicomonas sp. GU-1, one DNA window encodes the following:
- a CDS encoding glutaredoxin family protein, with protein MIQLTLYTTSGCHLCEQAEQMLNFLQKQQVCRWVAVEISEDDRLVDRYGVRIPVIASAEGRELGWPFTLEALNQWLITPVSG; from the coding sequence ATGATTCAACTGACTTTATATACCACTTCCGGATGTCACCTGTGTGAACAAGCTGAACAAATGCTCAATTTTCTGCAAAAGCAGCAGGTTTGCCGATGGGTAGCTGTAGAGATCAGTGAAGATGATCGTCTGGTTGATCGTTATGGTGTCCGGATTCCGGTCATCGCGTCAGCAGAGGGCAGGGAACTTGGCTGGCCATTTACCCTTGAGGCATTGAATCAGTGGCTGATAACCCCCGTTTCAGGATAG
- a CDS encoding DUF2970 domain-containing protein yields MSERKGTGIKSVVLSALSAAFGVQKRANLERDFQQGKPAHYIIAGIAGTVLFVLILLFVVHVVTQNT; encoded by the coding sequence ATGTCAGAAAGAAAAGGAACAGGCATTAAATCAGTGGTGTTGAGTGCGCTGTCTGCTGCATTCGGTGTTCAGAAAAGGGCGAATCTGGAAAGGGATTTCCAGCAGGGAAAGCCAGCGCACTACATCATCGCTGGTATCGCCGGAACCGTACTGTTTGTTTTGATACTTTTATTTGTGGTGCATGTCGTCACTCAAAACACTTAA
- the pilV gene encoding type IV pilus modification protein PilV, translating to MNRNNGFTMIEVLVAMIIISVGLLGIAGLVVESRKNIVEVQQRSIALQLAEDLLARINANNSGLASYNGDIAAAPALPATLCDGANSNCTPAQTAAFDLWQWGAALFGNEVQTAANTGAGGLISPRACININNTDVTLTIVWRGNLPAPIPGQRLPAETQMQAIAPQWIMIFVGS from the coding sequence ATGAACAGAAATAACGGCTTTACCATGATTGAAGTGCTGGTGGCCATGATCATCATATCAGTGGGATTGTTAGGCATTGCCGGTCTGGTGGTTGAGTCCCGAAAGAATATCGTTGAAGTACAACAACGATCCATTGCCTTACAACTGGCTGAGGATCTGTTAGCCCGTATTAATGCCAATAATTCCGGGCTGGCCAGCTACAACGGCGATATTGCTGCCGCACCAGCCCTGCCAGCAACCCTGTGCGACGGGGCGAATTCTAACTGTACACCCGCGCAAACAGCCGCCTTTGACCTCTGGCAATGGGGGGCGGCTCTCTTTGGTAATGAGGTGCAAACTGCTGCAAACACAGGCGCGGGTGGTCTCATTTCACCAAGAGCATGCATCAACATCAATAATACCGACGTGACCCTGACGATTGTCTGGCGGGGAAATTTACCCGCCCCGATACCAGGGCAGCGGTTACCTGCGGAGACGCAGATGCAGGCTATCGCTCCACAGTGGATAATGATCTTCGTCGGGTCATGA
- a CDS encoding TatD family hydrolase, with protein MTQQLVDIGVNLSDKAFDQDHDEVVSRAVEHGVTTMILTGTSLTESQRVLGLARKYSKHCFCTAGIHPHGAKDTNTQTFNELKALYSEPEVVAVGETGLDFNRDFSPRPVQEKVFERQLELAIESGLPLFCHERDASERFADIIRNYRDQVSKLVVHCFTADKKALYRYLDLDCHIGITGWICDERRGTHLYPLMKDIPANRLMVETDSPWLLPRTLAKKPKNRRNEPAFLFEVVQMIAKHTGQSPEQVARQTRATSLEFFNL; from the coding sequence ATGACACAGCAGCTGGTGGATATAGGCGTTAACCTCAGTGATAAGGCTTTTGACCAGGATCATGATGAAGTTGTCAGTCGTGCGGTTGAGCACGGTGTTACTACCATGATCCTCACCGGTACTTCTTTGACAGAGTCACAGAGGGTCCTGGGGCTGGCCAGAAAATATTCAAAACACTGCTTTTGTACCGCCGGTATCCATCCCCATGGAGCCAAAGATACCAATACCCAGACCTTTAACGAGCTGAAAGCCTTATACAGTGAGCCAGAGGTGGTGGCCGTTGGCGAAACCGGTTTGGATTTTAACCGTGACTTTTCCCCACGGCCTGTGCAGGAGAAAGTATTTGAGCGTCAGTTGGAGCTGGCTATTGAGTCTGGCCTGCCACTGTTTTGCCATGAGCGGGATGCTTCAGAACGCTTTGCAGATATCATCAGAAACTACCGGGATCAGGTCAGCAAGCTGGTTGTGCACTGCTTCACAGCCGATAAGAAAGCCCTGTATCGATATTTGGACCTGGACTGCCATATTGGCATTACCGGTTGGATCTGTGATGAACGACGGGGAACCCATCTTTACCCGCTGATGAAGGATATTCCTGCAAACCGATTGATGGTGGAAACCGATTCACCATGGTTGCTGCCAAGAACATTGGCGAAAAAGCCGAAAAACCGGAGAAATGAACCGGCCTTTCTCTTTGAGGTTGTGCAAATGATCGCTAAGCACACCGGGCAATCCCCGGAACAGGTTGCCCGGCAAACCAGGGCAACATCACTGGAATTCTTTAATCTCTAG
- a CDS encoding DUF934 domain-containing protein: MPKLLKDQLISHDDFQILLQDPEEPVLPDGNVLFHVSSIDQAVKANGLHKGQVGIWFDSDDEPETVANALNQFEVIAVNFPRFMDGRGYSLARLLRERFDYRGDIRAIGDILVDQLYYLKRCGFSSFRLREDQNPDYALAALTTFSTNYQTAADKLPPVYRLRHQL, encoded by the coding sequence ATGCCAAAGCTGCTTAAGGATCAGCTAATCAGTCATGATGACTTTCAGATTCTGCTGCAGGATCCGGAAGAGCCCGTATTACCTGATGGCAATGTGCTCTTCCATGTGTCGTCAATTGATCAGGCTGTGAAAGCCAATGGCCTGCATAAAGGTCAGGTTGGCATCTGGTTTGACAGTGACGACGAACCTGAAACGGTGGCCAATGCCCTGAACCAGTTTGAAGTCATCGCCGTTAACTTTCCTCGTTTTATGGATGGTCGTGGCTACTCTCTGGCCCGTTTGCTTCGGGAACGCTTTGATTACCGAGGGGACATTAGAGCCATAGGCGACATTCTTGTGGATCAGCTCTATTACCTCAAGCGCTGTGGATTCAGTAGTTTCAGATTAAGGGAAGATCAGAATCCGGATTACGCCCTGGCCGCTCTGACCACATTTAGTACGAACTATCAAACCGCTGCCGATAAATTACCCCCTGTGTATCGGTTGAGGCATCAGCTCTAA
- a CDS encoding cation diffusion facilitator family transporter, whose translation MINYALAQRRESRARMASSGLNDSNTGKNVSDDKNRLLKLATYASVATASLLIIAKLIAWFMTGSMSLLATLLDSTMDILASLITLFAVRIAIAPADEDHHFGHGKAEQLAVLAQSAFIGGSAIVLVLNTLDRITGEDVMLENESAGIMVMAFSIIATLILLSIQRYVIRKTNSAAIKSDSLHYQVDLLTNIAVLAALIGTSYGYHQVDNVLALLIGGYMLFSVRSLAWESIEQLMDKALPEEELQEIEQRALSVDGVLGIHDVKTRMSGSTPFIQMHLDLEPHTPLIYAHDLGVQAKRAVLDYLPEADVIVHLDPDGHDH comes from the coding sequence ATGATTAACTACGCTCTGGCTCAAAGACGAGAATCGCGTGCCAGGATGGCATCGTCCGGGCTTAATGACAGTAACACTGGAAAGAACGTGTCTGACGACAAAAACCGCCTCCTCAAACTGGCAACCTATGCCTCAGTGGCAACGGCAAGCCTGCTGATCATTGCCAAACTTATTGCCTGGTTTATGACCGGCTCCATGAGCCTGCTGGCTACCTTGCTGGATTCCACCATGGATATTCTGGCCTCCCTGATCACATTATTTGCCGTCAGGATTGCCATTGCGCCAGCGGATGAAGACCATCACTTTGGCCATGGCAAGGCTGAGCAGCTTGCCGTTCTGGCTCAGTCAGCCTTTATTGGTGGTTCGGCCATTGTTCTGGTGCTTAACACGCTTGACCGAATAACCGGTGAGGACGTGATGCTGGAAAATGAAAGTGCCGGTATTATGGTGATGGCCTTCTCCATCATTGCCACACTGATCCTGTTATCCATACAGCGCTATGTCATCCGAAAAACCAACTCAGCGGCTATAAAATCGGACTCACTGCATTATCAGGTGGACCTTCTGACCAATATTGCGGTGCTGGCTGCACTCATTGGCACCAGCTATGGCTATCACCAGGTAGATAATGTCCTTGCCCTGCTGATTGGCGGTTATATGTTGTTCAGTGTCAGGAGTCTTGCCTGGGAATCCATTGAGCAGTTGATGGACAAGGCACTGCCTGAGGAAGAACTTCAGGAAATTGAGCAACGGGCGCTCTCGGTTGATGGTGTTCTGGGTATTCATGACGTTAAAACCCGAATGTCAGGCTCAACCCCGTTTATTCAGATGCATCTGGATCTTGAGCCACATACGCCGCTGATCTATGCCCACGATCTCGGCGTTCAGGCCAAGCGGGCAGTGCTTGACTACCTGCCCGAAGCGGATGTTATTGTCCATCTTGACCCGGATGGTCATGATCACTAG
- a CDS encoding OTU domain-containing protein has product MQETDVDALLRQHGETIYRSSRDGNCLYDSAAHQCPEIARDAADLRQQVARFAREWQQLYPDGNSHFSPIEARAYARLQGDVGYNAGNTSITNGLDEIAAPGCFSDHIDTFFLAQVAKMPVIVIDINNNVTLAVDEHGRSIDGLDAYDSSLVPQRKILLVIDGPHFMGRQMAQN; this is encoded by the coding sequence ATGCAGGAAACAGATGTGGATGCTTTGTTGAGGCAGCATGGGGAAACTATTTATCGAAGTAGTCGAGACGGTAATTGCCTGTACGATTCAGCTGCCCACCAATGCCCGGAAATAGCCAGAGATGCAGCAGATCTTCGTCAACAGGTTGCCCGTTTTGCAAGAGAATGGCAGCAGCTTTATCCAGATGGCAACAGCCATTTTTCACCCATCGAGGCACGAGCTTATGCGCGATTACAAGGTGATGTTGGTTATAACGCTGGCAATACCTCCATAACTAATGGACTTGACGAAATAGCCGCTCCGGGATGTTTTTCAGACCATATAGATACTTTTTTCCTGGCACAGGTTGCCAAAATGCCAGTCATTGTCATAGATATTAATAACAATGTGACTCTTGCTGTCGATGAACATGGTCGATCCATTGATGGGCTTGATGCCTATGACAGTAGCCTGGTTCCCCAAAGAAAAATCCTCCTGGTGATTGATGGCCCACACTTTATGGGACGGCAGATGGCGCAGAATTAA
- a CDS encoding cation:proton antiporter, which produces MESGSLLFSFFLIFTGAAILATGALFTRQPLLVAYIALGAILGPFGLEVVNDTNLLNDIAHVGIIFLLFLLGLDMQPSHLAHLLRKTATVGLLSSFLFALTGYGLGLTFGLPQNEAIIIGATMMFSSTIIGIKLLPTTVLHHRHTGEIMVSLLLLQDLMAIIALLLLYNLNPSHSTNYNELIMAFIALPALIFTAITLVKYLLLPLMVRFDRFHEYLFLMALGWCLGFAELAHSLNLSYEIGAFIAGISIATSPIAQYIAINLKPLRDFFLVLFFFSIGASFNLDLVGQVLFPATVMTGAVILIKPVVFGFLLRKVSENRSTAWEVGFRLGQTSEFSILIAAFASGQNLIGEISAHIIQATAILSLLVSSYIVVFRFESPIALSERLRRD; this is translated from the coding sequence ATGGAAAGCGGTTCCCTGCTCTTCTCTTTTTTTCTAATTTTCACCGGGGCAGCGATCCTCGCTACCGGAGCTCTGTTCACCCGTCAGCCCCTGCTGGTAGCCTATATAGCCCTCGGAGCCATACTCGGTCCGTTTGGACTGGAAGTGGTTAATGACACCAATCTCCTCAATGATATTGCCCATGTTGGCATCATCTTTTTGCTGTTCCTTCTCGGGCTGGACATGCAACCAAGTCACCTTGCCCATCTGCTCAGGAAAACGGCTACCGTTGGCTTACTGAGCTCATTTCTCTTTGCCTTGACGGGCTATGGACTCGGGCTGACATTTGGTCTGCCCCAGAACGAGGCGATCATCATTGGAGCAACCATGATGTTTTCCAGCACGATCATCGGCATTAAACTTTTGCCAACCACTGTGCTGCATCATAGACATACCGGTGAGATCATGGTCAGCCTGCTGCTTCTGCAGGATTTGATGGCCATTATTGCACTCCTGCTGCTTTATAACCTGAATCCGTCGCATAGTACTAACTACAACGAACTGATCATGGCCTTCATTGCCCTGCCAGCCTTGATCTTCACCGCTATTACGCTGGTCAAATACCTGCTGCTGCCATTGATGGTCCGCTTTGACCGCTTTCATGAATATCTGTTTTTGATGGCCCTGGGCTGGTGTCTTGGCTTTGCGGAGTTAGCTCATAGCCTGAACCTCTCCTATGAAATTGGTGCTTTTATTGCCGGTATCAGTATTGCCACCAGTCCAATCGCTCAATATATAGCCATCAACCTTAAACCGTTACGGGATTTTTTCCTGGTGCTGTTCTTTTTTTCTATCGGGGCCAGCTTCAATCTTGATTTGGTTGGCCAGGTACTTTTCCCGGCAACGGTGATGACCGGGGCTGTTATCCTGATCAAGCCGGTGGTTTTTGGTTTTCTGCTGCGCAAAGTCAGTGAAAATCGGTCCACAGCCTGGGAAGTCGGCTTTCGATTAGGTCAGACAAGTGAGTTTTCAATATTGATAGCGGCTTTTGCCAGCGGACAGAATCTGATTGGTGAGATTTCAGCGCATATTATCCAGGCAACAGCGATACTCTCACTGCTGGTATCTTCCTACATCGTCGTATTCCGCTTTGAATCCCCTATTGCCCTGTCAGAACGCTTGAGAAGGGATTAA
- the sohB gene encoding protease SohB, with protein sequence MEYLADFILFLAKTFTLIGGVVILVALVTAISQKARKMHKGHLEITRLNEHYEHLQADLKHALLDKAELKKEAKEQKEKAKLEKKAKKNKECEEEGKPRVFILDFHGDIKASAVKSLREEITAVLSLADKERDEVVIRLESGGGLVHSYGLAASQLKRIRDKGIKLTVTVDKVAASGGYMMACVANHIVAAPFAVLGSIGVMAQLPNVHRLLKKHDVDIELHTAGEFKRTLTVLGQNTEKGRQKFIQDMEDTHLLFKDFVKTEREIVDIDQVSTGEIWYGQKALTLNLIDEISTSDEYIYRRVDEAVLVQVEYAMKKGVADKLGMAAESALDNTLMKWWGRFNTSRFFS encoded by the coding sequence TTGGAGTATCTGGCAGACTTTATTTTGTTTTTGGCCAAAACGTTTACCCTGATTGGTGGTGTGGTGATTTTAGTGGCTCTGGTGACAGCTATAAGCCAGAAAGCCAGAAAAATGCACAAGGGACATCTTGAGATTACTCGTCTTAATGAACACTACGAGCACCTTCAGGCGGATTTGAAACATGCCTTGCTGGATAAGGCTGAGCTGAAAAAAGAAGCCAAAGAGCAGAAGGAAAAGGCCAAGCTGGAGAAAAAAGCCAAAAAGAATAAAGAGTGTGAGGAAGAGGGTAAACCAAGAGTTTTCATACTGGATTTTCATGGCGATATTAAAGCCTCAGCGGTCAAATCGCTGAGGGAAGAGATTACGGCGGTTCTTTCTCTGGCAGATAAAGAGCGGGACGAAGTGGTGATCCGGCTGGAAAGTGGTGGCGGTCTGGTTCATTCCTATGGTTTGGCTGCATCCCAGCTGAAGCGAATCCGCGATAAAGGAATTAAGTTGACGGTCACCGTCGATAAAGTGGCTGCCAGTGGTGGCTATATGATGGCCTGTGTTGCCAATCATATTGTTGCAGCACCTTTTGCAGTACTGGGCTCTATTGGCGTAATGGCACAGTTGCCCAATGTTCACCGTCTTTTGAAAAAGCATGATGTGGATATCGAGTTACACACTGCCGGTGAGTTCAAGCGTACTTTGACCGTTCTTGGGCAAAATACCGAAAAAGGACGGCAGAAATTTATCCAGGATATGGAAGATACACATCTGCTATTCAAGGATTTTGTCAAGACCGAGCGGGAAATTGTTGATATTGATCAGGTTTCAACCGGTGAAATCTGGTATGGTCAGAAAGCCCTGACGCTTAACCTTATTGATGAGATCAGCACCAGTGATGAGTATATCTACCGGAGGGTCGATGAGGCTGTTCTGGTACAGGTTGAGTATGCGATGAAAAAAGGCGTTGCCGACAAACTGGGGATGGCGGCTGAGTCAGCCCTGGATAACACCTTGATGAAGTGGTGGGGACGGTTTAACACCAGTCGCTTCTTTTCTTAG
- a CDS encoding pilus assembly PilX N-terminal domain-containing protein — MTQFKAKQGGMILMVSLLFLMMLTTIAVTLVNQSSRSPRMIANAEIKLITFNQAQATLNQIAIMGMDSFDRGICGADQAPYNPYDPDDTMDQAQQVAHTCGTNNTAPSPSIHYQASSQTLPRSENASGVGKYSVEFYQIQTNSAQSGIATSLAMNTYKVMLGEQGGSATGDRSVKVGSTVTAASP, encoded by the coding sequence ATGACACAGTTCAAAGCAAAACAGGGCGGTATGATTCTGATGGTTTCCCTGTTGTTTCTAATGATGCTGACCACTATTGCTGTCACACTGGTTAACCAGTCCAGCCGGTCACCGCGCATGATCGCCAATGCGGAAATAAAGCTGATTACGTTCAACCAGGCACAGGCAACGCTCAACCAGATTGCGATTATGGGCATGGACAGTTTTGACCGGGGCATCTGTGGGGCGGACCAGGCTCCCTATAACCCATACGACCCTGACGATACCATGGACCAGGCACAGCAAGTGGCACATACCTGTGGCACCAACAATACAGCGCCCAGCCCCAGCATTCACTATCAGGCTTCCAGCCAGACGTTACCCCGCAGCGAGAATGCCAGTGGCGTTGGTAAGTACAGCGTTGAGTTTTACCAGATTCAAACGAACAGTGCACAGTCAGGCATAGCGACCTCCCTGGCCATGAACACCTATAAAGTGATGTTGGGTGAACAGGGTGGGTCAGCAACCGGGGA
- a CDS encoding monovalent cation:proton antiporter family protein, translating into MTQENKAYVAIDDDPIHVHEAGLAGDPVFFGDCRKLELLMAVGLERASQVVICIDRPENALKILQAVRQQSPEVPVLVRTRDDSQSDALKKAGATVVIPEVLESSLVIVKHALLMLGMNPIRVRQRVHEARTKGYEILNGFYPGISDYLLENDTKTYRHAVTLGKKCAADQKTIESLDFKGTDVSIVEVRRDNMVLQPQVGMILNAGDIVVLTGSNSDISHIEKLFH; encoded by the coding sequence TTGACCCAGGAAAACAAAGCCTATGTTGCCATTGATGATGACCCTATTCATGTACATGAAGCGGGTCTTGCCGGTGATCCGGTCTTCTTTGGGGACTGCAGGAAATTAGAACTGCTGATGGCGGTTGGACTGGAGCGGGCAAGTCAGGTGGTTATCTGTATCGACCGCCCTGAAAATGCGCTTAAAATCCTACAGGCTGTTCGACAGCAATCGCCCGAGGTTCCCGTTCTTGTTCGCACGCGGGATGACAGTCAGTCCGACGCATTGAAAAAGGCCGGGGCAACGGTGGTTATTCCAGAGGTGCTCGAATCCAGCCTGGTCATTGTCAAGCACGCCCTGCTGATGCTGGGCATGAACCCTATCCGTGTTCGTCAAAGAGTCCATGAAGCCAGAACCAAAGGGTATGAAATCCTCAACGGCTTTTATCCGGGCATCAGTGATTACCTGCTGGAGAATGATACGAAAACTTATCGCCACGCCGTTACCCTGGGCAAAAAATGTGCGGCAGATCAGAAAACCATCGAGTCTCTTGATTTTAAAGGTACAGACGTTTCAATTGTCGAGGTCCGTCGAGATAACATGGTGCTGCAACCACAAGTCGGAATGATTTTAAATGCCGGTGATATTGTGGTTTTGACTGGAAGCAATAGCGATATTTCTCATATTGAGAAACTTTTTCACTAA
- a CDS encoding GspH/FimT family pseudopilin: protein MKKMDEKIREFIPENSAGFTLVELIITLTVLSILSSIAYPSLTESIANNRVRSHAEEIQSILAFARSEAITRGTDVIISPDNGWAGNNGRVTANGATILQLPPLSGTAINSTAAQFSFDARGLFTGANVVINDAKASHTATLSIDGGGATSLLITGKVQEQLETDTGNAQETSDEQK from the coding sequence ATGAAAAAAATGGATGAAAAGATAAGAGAGTTCATACCTGAAAATTCTGCTGGCTTTACTTTGGTAGAATTGATCATCACCCTGACCGTTCTAAGTATTCTGTCGTCTATTGCCTACCCCTCCCTTACCGAGAGTATTGCCAATAACCGAGTCCGCAGCCACGCCGAAGAGATACAGAGTATCCTGGCATTTGCTCGCTCAGAAGCGATCACCCGTGGTACTGATGTTATTATCTCACCGGATAATGGCTGGGCAGGCAACAATGGCAGGGTGACCGCCAATGGTGCCACCATACTGCAACTCCCTCCCCTTTCCGGTACCGCAATCAATTCGACTGCCGCACAGTTCAGTTTTGATGCACGGGGGCTTTTCACCGGAGCCAATGTTGTTATCAATGATGCCAAAGCTTCTCATACTGCAACATTGAGTATTGATGGTGGTGGCGCTACATCACTATTGATAACTGGAAAGGTTCAGGAACAGCTTGAGACAGATACCGGCAATGCCCAGGAAACAAGTGATGAACAGAAATAA
- a CDS encoding SCP2 sterol-binding domain-containing protein, producing the protein MSTPAEIIESMKSRFNTDAAAGVDEIFQFDIEDADAYHLIIKDGALDIVAGTHDDPSVTLIMDSETMSGVMSGEIDGMQAFMMGKLRAEGNMMLATKLGAYFPN; encoded by the coding sequence ATGAGCACTCCTGCCGAAATCATTGAGTCCATGAAAAGCCGCTTTAATACCGATGCAGCTGCAGGCGTCGATGAGATTTTCCAGTTTGATATCGAAGATGCTGATGCCTACCACCTGATCATTAAAGATGGGGCTCTGGATATCGTTGCTGGCACCCATGACGACCCAAGCGTAACACTGATTATGGACAGTGAAACCATGTCTGGTGTGATGTCCGGAGAAATTGATGGCATGCAGGCATTTATGATGGGTAAGTTGCGTGCTGAAGGAAACATGATGCTGGCTACCAAGCTTGGTGCCTATTTCCCTAACTAA
- a CDS encoding cation:proton antiporter, with protein sequence MDFTFFNQLMLILALSAVTIAFFKRFQLPESLGYLFVGIILGPTTSGLIQQDFDIALLAEIGVVFLLFTLGLEFSMKTIMAMKKEVFGLGGLQVLLTGVGIFGVLIAFDFAVLTSFVCASALALSSTAIVSKELTQSNEIRSRQGQLAIGVLLFQDIAAVVFLIMIPALIGGGSDSIASSLGFAFAEGVVFVVIMLAIGKWVLPLIFHEVAKARSEELFVLMALVIALMAAWLSHAMDLSMALGGFVAGMMMGESHYKHQVEADIKPFRDVLLGLFFVSVGLMLDMDVLVTFWKEILLGTVALIVFKFLVIYTLTRTFAESKNISLRTSLSLAQGGEFCFALVALASQYGESGGNLTSVVLAITILSMIIAPLLIRNSNAIVKLVKFDKSEQSIHRIKKRKSASKLPIYTTIP encoded by the coding sequence ATGGACTTTACATTTTTCAATCAACTCATGCTTATTCTGGCTCTGTCAGCCGTCACTATTGCCTTTTTCAAGCGATTTCAACTGCCGGAAAGCCTGGGTTATTTATTTGTCGGCATCATTCTTGGGCCAACAACGTCCGGACTGATACAGCAGGACTTTGATATTGCCCTGCTGGCCGAGATCGGGGTGGTTTTCCTGCTGTTTACCTTAGGCCTGGAATTCTCCATGAAAACCATTATGGCCATGAAAAAAGAGGTATTTGGCCTGGGTGGGTTGCAGGTGCTCCTGACCGGAGTCGGCATTTTTGGCGTTCTGATCGCTTTTGATTTTGCCGTACTCACATCCTTTGTCTGTGCATCGGCACTGGCGCTCTCCTCCACCGCGATTGTCTCCAAGGAACTCACCCAGAGTAACGAAATACGTTCCCGCCAGGGGCAGCTGGCCATCGGTGTCCTGCTATTTCAGGATATTGCCGCCGTTGTCTTTCTGATTATGATTCCTGCCCTGATCGGTGGCGGCAGTGACTCCATCGCCTCCTCCCTCGGGTTTGCCTTTGCTGAAGGGGTTGTGTTTGTGGTGATCATGCTGGCCATTGGCAAATGGGTTCTACCCCTTATTTTTCACGAGGTTGCCAAGGCCAGATCTGAAGAACTCTTCGTGCTTATGGCGTTGGTTATTGCCCTGATGGCCGCCTGGCTCTCTCACGCAATGGATTTATCCATGGCGCTGGGCGGTTTTGTGGCAGGCATGATGATGGGTGAGAGTCACTACAAACACCAGGTTGAAGCCGATATCAAACCCTTTCGGGATGTGCTCCTCGGGCTGTTTTTCGTATCCGTTGGTTTAATGCTGGATATGGATGTACTGGTCACTTTCTGGAAAGAGATTCTACTGGGTACGGTAGCATTGATTGTCTTTAAGTTTCTGGTGATCTACACCCTGACCAGAACCTTTGCCGAGAGCAAAAATATCTCCCTCAGAACCAGCCTGTCACTGGCCCAGGGCGGCGAGTTCTGTTTTGCCCTGGTTGCCCTGGCATCGCAATATGGTGAGAGTGGCGGCAACCTGACTTCCGTTGTACTCGCGATTACCATCTTATCGATGATCATTGCGCCGCTTCTGATCAGAAACAGCAATGCCATCGTTAAACTGGTCAAGTTCGATAAATCCGAACAGAGTATTCATCGGATAAAGAAGAGGAAGTCCGCAAGCAAACTGCCCATATACACCACCATACCCTGA
- a CDS encoding PilW family protein → MITLNDNARTALAIISRDLRSAGYINGLPPESINQNGLAVSDDCTGIAAALTPSPAFMAGRASNDIFGCAAGQPGDYTANDGLPSDWLLFRGAIGEVVTNPVADTNYLVANTQEGHLFRSANAPLISADQEIREYQFSLFYLRDNQLRLTRLVNDALVETTLANNIEAMRVFLGIDDNGDGQVNRYQGTPANTNNWTEQQWNDVQSIKLYLLATTDQINGFEDFRTYQMGDITVQPNGDNRNRRLASTTIFLYNQTYR, encoded by the coding sequence ATGATTACTCTCAATGATAATGCCCGCACAGCACTGGCCATCATCTCCCGCGACCTTCGCTCTGCAGGTTATATCAATGGCTTGCCGCCAGAGAGCATCAATCAAAATGGCCTGGCGGTTAGCGATGATTGCACTGGCATCGCTGCAGCCCTGACCCCTTCCCCCGCATTTATGGCCGGACGGGCCAGTAACGATATTTTCGGCTGCGCTGCCGGGCAGCCCGGAGATTATACCGCCAATGATGGCCTGCCTTCTGACTGGCTGCTGTTCCGGGGAGCAATTGGCGAAGTGGTGACCAATCCAGTGGCAGACACTAACTACCTGGTCGCCAATACTCAGGAAGGCCACCTTTTCCGTTCTGCCAATGCGCCATTAATTTCCGCTGACCAGGAGATTCGGGAATATCAGTTCAGCCTGTTTTATCTTCGGGATAATCAGCTGAGGCTGACCCGTCTTGTCAATGACGCCCTGGTTGAAACCACACTGGCCAACAATATCGAAGCCATGCGGGTATTTCTGGGCATTGATGATAATGGCGATGGTCAGGTAAACCGCTATCAGGGAACACCAGCCAACACTAATAACTGGACAGAACAACAATGGAATGACGTACAAAGCATCAAACTTTACCTGCTGGCCACTACCGATCAAATCAATGGCTTTGAAGATTTTCGCACCTACCAGATGGGCGACATTACTGTTCAGCCCAATGGCGATAACCGCAATCGTCGTTTAGCCAGTACCACCATCTTTCTCTACAACCAGACCTATCGGTGA